A window from Gopherus flavomarginatus isolate rGopFla2 chromosome 4, rGopFla2.mat.asm, whole genome shotgun sequence encodes these proteins:
- the LOC127049268 gene encoding uncharacterized protein LOC127049268 isoform X1: protein MEKPQKEMEKQQKENEEKEKQRKHELDLAQAGLHAPANPNNPSPIMVPHHRKFPTYKAGDDTEAFLENFERACLGYSIPEDQYMVELRPQLSGPLAEVAAEMPKENMNDYKLFQTKARYRMGITPDHARRRFRTQKWKPDVSFPKHAYYVGKNYEAWISGHNVKTLEELHLLIQMEQFLDGVPEDITRYIQDGKPKNLAEAGEIGARWMEVAESKKATVKGNEYPRGHTDHKPYNRGQPKTPHTTQVKPQTPYSSTSPVSSNSPRPSDPSDGRCFKCNEL from the coding sequence atggaaaaaccacaaaaagaaatggaaaaacaacaaaaagaaaatgaagagaaggaaaaacagagaaaacatgaactggacttagcgcaagctgggctgcatgcgccagccaatcctaacaacccttcgccaattatggttccacatcacaggaaatttcccacctacaaggcaggtgatgacaccgaggccttcttggaaaattttgaaagagcctgtcttgggtacagcatccctgaagaccagtacatggtagaattgaggccacagctcagtggacctttagcagaggtggcagctgaaatgcctaaggagaacatgaacgactataaactttttcaaaccaaggccagatacagaatggggataaccccggatcatgcccgtcggcgtttcagaacccaaaagtggaaaccagatgtgtcatttcccaaacacgcctactacgttgggaaaaattatgaggcctggatatcaggacacaatgttaaaaccttggaagaactgcacctcctcatacaaatggagcagttcttggatggtgttcctgaggacataacacggtacatacaagatggaaaacccaaaaatcttgctgaggctggggagattggagccagatggatggaagtggcagaaagcaagaaagctacggtcaaggggaacgaataccccagggggcacaccgaccataaaccctacaaccgaggacagccaaagaccccacatacaacccaagtaaagccacagacgccctattcttccacctcaccagtctccagtaactcacctcggcccagtgacccatcagatggaagatgctttaagtgtaatgaactgtga